One Deinococcus humi genomic window carries:
- the fni gene encoding type 2 isopentenyl-diphosphate Delta-isomerase — MTPAVPPDIAARKLRHVEACLLPESQYAGVTTRLEAVPWPYRALPERNLSDVDLGTAFLGHHLSAPVLIGAMTGGAERAGRINANLARAAQTLGLGLMLGSQRVMLERPDTAATFQIRGAAPDILLIGNLGGAQFLLGYGAQQASRAVQAVGADALAIHVNPLQEALQRGGDTNWAGLTARLAELLPELPFPVILKEVGHGLDRHTVAAVSGLGFAALDVAGAGGTSWARVEQLVEHGAVISPDLCEVGVPTAQALRDARAAAPGVPLIASGGIRTGLDAARALSLGAGVVAVARPLLAPALDSAEAVEDWLANFIQELRVALFVGGYADVSAVWGSGN; from the coding sequence ATGACCCCAGCGGTGCCCCCCGACATTGCAGCGCGCAAACTGCGCCATGTGGAAGCGTGCCTGCTGCCTGAAAGCCAGTACGCCGGCGTGACCACCAGGCTGGAAGCCGTGCCGTGGCCATACCGCGCCCTGCCGGAGCGCAACCTGAGCGACGTCGACCTGGGCACGGCCTTCCTGGGCCACCACCTGAGCGCGCCGGTACTGATCGGCGCGATGACCGGTGGGGCCGAGCGGGCCGGGCGCATCAACGCCAATCTGGCGCGGGCGGCGCAGACCCTGGGGCTGGGGCTGATGCTGGGCTCGCAACGCGTGATGCTGGAACGTCCCGACACCGCTGCCACTTTCCAGATTCGTGGGGCTGCCCCCGACATCCTGTTGATCGGCAACCTGGGCGGGGCCCAGTTCCTGCTGGGCTACGGCGCCCAGCAGGCCAGCCGCGCCGTGCAGGCGGTGGGGGCCGACGCCCTGGCCATCCACGTCAATCCCCTGCAGGAAGCCTTGCAGCGCGGCGGTGACACCAACTGGGCCGGATTGACGGCGCGGCTGGCCGAACTGCTGCCGGAGCTTCCCTTCCCGGTGATCCTGAAAGAGGTGGGGCATGGCCTGGACAGACATACGGTGGCCGCCGTGTCCGGTCTGGGCTTCGCCGCGCTGGATGTGGCTGGGGCCGGGGGGACCAGCTGGGCGCGGGTGGAACAGCTCGTCGAACACGGCGCGGTGATCAGCCCGGACCTGTGTGAGGTGGGGGTGCCGACGGCGCAGGCTCTACGGGACGCGCGGGCCGCTGCTCCGGGGGTGCCGCTGATCGCCTCGGGCGGGATTCGTACGGGGCTGGACGCTGCCCGCGCGCTGAGCCTGGGTGCGGGGGTGGTGGCGGTGGCCCGCCCGCTGCTCGCGCCCGCACTGGACAGCGCCGAGGCCGTGGAGGACTGGCTGGCAAACTTTATTCAGGAGCTGCGCGTGGCCCTCTTTGTCGGCGGTTACGCGGACGTGTCGGCGGTGTGGGGATCGGGCAACTGA
- a CDS encoding DUF456 domain-containing protein, with protein sequence MSLAFLIFLVAWIVGMVATFVPVLPATLIIFLGALGATLLDGFQVWPDLPFLLTFGAITVLIGFVDNLASAWGARRYGGSKQAVWGALIGGLAGLFIPFGLLVGPLAGALLAELLVVRRTLPDALRSAWGTLVGLLTGLAAKLVLHLLMGIYELWRLWEPARSVAGG encoded by the coding sequence ATGAGCCTTGCCTTTCTGATTTTTCTGGTCGCCTGGATCGTGGGGATGGTGGCGACCTTCGTTCCCGTCCTGCCCGCCACGCTGATCATTTTTCTGGGGGCGCTGGGCGCCACGCTGCTGGACGGCTTTCAGGTCTGGCCCGATCTGCCCTTCCTGCTGACTTTCGGGGCCATCACAGTGCTGATCGGCTTTGTGGACAATCTGGCCTCGGCGTGGGGCGCACGCCGCTACGGCGGCAGCAAACAGGCGGTGTGGGGGGCATTGATCGGCGGTCTGGCAGGCCTGTTCATTCCCTTCGGCCTGCTTGTGGGGCCGCTGGCCGGGGCGCTGCTGGCCGAATTGCTTGTCGTCCGCAGAACGCTCCCCGACGCGCTGCGCTCGGCCTGGGGCACCTTGGTGGGTCTGCTGACCGGGCTGGCTGCCAAGCTCGTGCTGCACCTGCTGATGGGGATCTACGAGTTGTGGCGGCTGTGGGAACCGGCGCGGAGCGTGGCGGGGGGCTAG
- a CDS encoding CPBP family intramembrane glutamic endopeptidase codes for MTAPDTDTPASPPWPHKTQPPAGIRAVNGNRAALSLLVIQNVVSALLIAQRVPLGVTLLASFAVVVLAAFVFFRSTVRALLADTRWRTPPSWGLALAAFALAFLASRAFVLAYITFFPSAADSVPQFLSSGPDLWALLLAAGILIPFAEEVAFRGLLMRGHERAAGFTVAALTSTFAFSVAHGVPASIAGILPLAYVLARLVQHSGSLWNSVIVHALNNTLAVGLGAFVAGKNLGDPAQATELLGNPALKIPLALGALLFGAVVMVVLHLWLTPKPDPQERCAPGPWLSLSYVVIVLFGAVAVALTFPQVGLWVTNLRSALF; via the coding sequence ATGACCGCGCCGGACACCGACACCCCCGCCTCCCCGCCCTGGCCCCACAAGACGCAGCCGCCCGCCGGCATCCGTGCGGTGAACGGCAACCGCGCCGCACTCAGTCTGCTGGTGATCCAGAACGTGGTCTCGGCGCTGCTGATCGCGCAGCGGGTGCCGCTGGGGGTGACGCTGCTAGCCTCTTTTGCTGTCGTGGTGCTGGCGGCCTTCGTGTTCTTCCGGTCCACTGTGCGGGCGCTCCTGGCAGACACGCGCTGGCGCACGCCGCCGTCGTGGGGCCTGGCGCTGGCGGCCTTCGCGCTGGCCTTCCTGGCCTCGCGGGCCTTCGTGCTGGCCTACATCACCTTTTTCCCGTCGGCGGCGGATTCGGTGCCGCAGTTTCTGAGCAGTGGACCGGACCTGTGGGCGCTGCTGCTGGCGGCAGGAATCCTGATTCCCTTTGCCGAGGAAGTGGCCTTCCGGGGCCTGCTGATGCGCGGCCACGAGCGGGCGGCGGGCTTCACCGTGGCCGCGCTGACCTCCACCTTCGCGTTCTCGGTGGCGCATGGCGTTCCGGCCAGTATCGCCGGGATCCTGCCGCTGGCCTACGTGCTGGCGCGCCTCGTGCAGCACAGCGGCAGCTTGTGGAACAGCGTGATCGTCCACGCGCTGAACAACACGCTGGCGGTGGGGCTGGGCGCATTTGTTGCTGGCAAGAACCTGGGCGATCCGGCGCAGGCCACCGAACTGCTGGGCAACCCGGCCCTGAAAATTCCGCTGGCGCTGGGGGCACTGCTCTTTGGCGCCGTGGTCATGGTGGTGCTGCACCTGTGGCTGACCCCGAAACCCGATCCGCAGGAGCGCTGCGCTCCTGGCCCGTGGCTGAGCCTGAGCTACGTGGTCATCGTGCTGTTCGGCGCCGTGGCCGTGGCCCTGACCTTCCCGCAGGTGGGGCTGTGGGTCACCAATCTGAGAAGCGCGCTGTTCTGA
- a CDS encoding threonine aldolase family protein translates to MAPPVIADLRSDTVTTPTPEMRAAMASAAVGDDVYGEDPTVNELQAEVARLTGFEAGLFMPSGSMTNQVAIAVHTRRGEEVVCAEGSHIYEWELGMMAAFSGVVPRFVPAPLGVPAPEAVRLAVRHSVHQSPTGLISLENTHNKAGGTIIPIDTIREIRAVADAEGLPLHLDGARVFNAAAALDVPLSEITRHFHTVSVCLSKGLGAPVGSVLVGSAEAMKQAHRYRKMLGGGMRQAGILAAAALVALRDGPTRLKEDHRRTRELAEALVKAGFDVNLAAVQTNIIYVTLPNAAGQVAKWAEQGVLASALGPDSVRFVLHHQTGDGALEQAIEVLTA, encoded by the coding sequence ATGGCTCCTCCTGTGATTGCCGACCTGCGCTCCGACACCGTTACCACGCCCACTCCCGAAATGCGCGCCGCGATGGCGTCGGCAGCGGTAGGCGACGACGTGTACGGCGAAGACCCGACCGTCAACGAACTGCAAGCTGAGGTTGCCCGCCTGACCGGTTTTGAGGCGGGCCTGTTCATGCCGTCCGGCAGCATGACAAATCAGGTGGCGATTGCCGTGCACACCCGCCGGGGCGAGGAAGTTGTCTGCGCCGAGGGCAGCCATATCTACGAGTGGGAACTGGGCATGATGGCGGCGTTCTCCGGTGTCGTGCCGCGCTTCGTGCCCGCGCCGCTGGGGGTGCCCGCACCCGAGGCCGTGCGGCTGGCCGTGCGCCACAGCGTCCACCAGTCACCCACCGGACTGATCAGCCTGGAGAACACCCACAACAAGGCGGGCGGCACCATCATTCCCATCGATACCATCAGGGAGATCCGCGCCGTGGCCGATGCCGAGGGGCTGCCCTTGCATCTGGACGGAGCGCGGGTCTTCAACGCGGCGGCGGCATTGGACGTACCGCTCTCCGAGATCACGCGGCACTTCCACACCGTCAGCGTGTGCTTGAGCAAGGGGCTGGGTGCACCGGTGGGCAGCGTGCTGGTGGGCAGCGCCGAGGCCATGAAACAGGCCCACCGTTACCGCAAGATGCTGGGCGGCGGGATGCGTCAGGCTGGAATCCTGGCGGCAGCCGCGCTGGTGGCCCTGCGGGATGGCCCGACCCGGTTGAAGGAAGACCACCGCCGGACCCGCGAACTGGCCGAGGCGCTAGTCAAGGCAGGTTTTGACGTGAATCTGGCCGCCGTGCAGACCAACATCATCTACGTCACGCTGCCCAACGCTGCCGGGCAGGTGGCGAAGTGGGCCGAGCAGGGTGTACTCGCCAGTGCCCTGGGGCCAGATTCGGTGCGCTTTGTCCTGCATCACCAGACCGGGGATGGGGCGCTTGAGCAGGCCATCGAGGTGCTGACCGCCTGA
- a CDS encoding DUF4034 domain-containing protein, with the protein MTVLASLPATTSTPARLSREALRDLLSDRNFEALETHYGGLHHAFSVQQLSEKELRRAYTLAESYRPEFTKPFRAWVNAYPQSYPARVSLASHLFAHGWQLRTMRLAKDIPEENRQELAEVMAEAWSYFVEAVELDAQATLAYCGLICLQMQQGEQGWDAYLAGLKAAPGSMQLRRTMLSNLRTEWGGSHEAQAAFVKRPEHESLPEQERARLEAQRLCQLGHHLGHFANDHAGAKKAFRQSLALSREAGALSGLANWVGPFAKRRLLNEALALEPDDDHIRALHAIGRLENFAPAGPQLEILRDCAEWGEPFATDILGAPLWVIRLRPVLMRLMRR; encoded by the coding sequence ATGACCGTCCTCGCGTCGCTTCCGGCCACGACATCTACGCCTGCTCGCCTTTCCCGTGAAGCCCTGCGCGACTTGCTGTCTGACAGGAACTTTGAGGCACTGGAAACGCATTACGGTGGTCTACACCATGCCTTTTCAGTGCAGCAGTTGTCTGAAAAAGAGCTGCGCCGGGCCTACACTCTGGCTGAGTCCTACCGCCCCGAGTTCACGAAGCCGTTTCGGGCCTGGGTCAACGCCTATCCCCAGTCGTACCCAGCTCGGGTGTCACTGGCGTCGCACCTGTTCGCCCACGGTTGGCAGCTACGGACCATGCGTCTGGCAAAAGACATTCCCGAAGAAAACCGGCAGGAACTGGCCGAGGTCATGGCAGAAGCGTGGTCCTACTTTGTGGAAGCTGTGGAACTTGACGCGCAGGCGACGCTGGCCTACTGCGGCCTGATTTGCTTGCAGATGCAGCAGGGAGAACAGGGCTGGGACGCTTACCTTGCAGGGCTGAAAGCCGCTCCAGGCTCAATGCAACTGCGCCGAACCATGCTGAGCAATTTAAGGACTGAATGGGGCGGTAGCCATGAAGCTCAGGCGGCGTTTGTCAAACGTCCCGAGCATGAATCGCTCCCGGAGCAGGAACGCGCCAGATTGGAAGCTCAGCGCCTGTGCCAACTTGGACATCATCTCGGCCATTTTGCTAATGACCATGCAGGCGCGAAAAAAGCCTTCCGGCAGTCGTTGGCCCTGAGCCGAGAGGCCGGTGCATTGAGTGGGCTGGCCAACTGGGTGGGGCCATTCGCCAAACGCCGCCTGCTGAACGAGGCGCTGGCGCTGGAACCAGACGACGATCATATCCGTGCCCTCCACGCGATTGGACGCCTTGAAAACTTCGCTCCTGCCGGGCCACAGCTTGAAATTCTGCGCGATTGCGCCGAGTGGGGCGAACCGTTTGCTACCGATATTCTGGGCGCGCCTTTATGGGTCATCCGTCTGCGTCCCGTCCTGATGCGATTGATGCGTCGCTGA
- a CDS encoding carboxypeptidase-like regulatory domain-containing protein: MKGTVRLLSLLLCGAFPALAAGPGSTLVPATFNEGAVIVTDRAAVADLASALRDAASAAGSSCTKSEYVVWTQPDDDLEETFNSGVKSLGYTYRLLDRNDEADGRASVFALSGPQQSLAGLWVEAQGNAVLAWCVLKPVTGTAPAKPAPALQPTAPAASVPRPTPAPAPAKPAAPASTAKVPAIKPGYVTGLVLDTQGRPLAGARVFINGTTFTQGQKTSFETETKADGTYSLRVPDGRYQAKASYTTTFEGQTFSFFMDPASGNPNTNVDSSEGGNLNFRWKLSGLRAGSGAGASRDTDFYGSSVDFSYCGLPASAYCDSRYSAVTPGAAPGGSVITVTFIPQGKLVDGSTGKPIVYTFKAAPLAPPGGYPYSDPNGGGRTTLGQDWPYHSTNFNDLPLGKYILTVTATLPNGSKKPLKLGLTDGDVEHDSVTVRWVPWDDFNPANYSGGGIKQMKVYVRD, translated from the coding sequence ATGAAAGGAACCGTCCGCCTGCTGTCGCTTCTCCTCTGTGGTGCGTTTCCGGCGCTGGCTGCTGGCCCTGGCAGCACCCTGGTTCCCGCCACATTCAACGAGGGCGCGGTGATTGTGACGGACCGCGCCGCCGTCGCGGATCTGGCCTCGGCCCTGCGCGACGCGGCCAGCGCGGCCGGAAGCAGTTGCACAAAGAGCGAGTACGTAGTCTGGACGCAGCCCGATGACGATCTGGAAGAGACCTTCAACAGTGGAGTCAAGTCGCTGGGTTACACCTACCGCCTGCTGGACCGCAACGATGAGGCTGATGGCCGGGCGTCGGTCTTCGCGCTGAGCGGTCCCCAGCAGTCATTGGCTGGCCTCTGGGTGGAGGCTCAAGGCAATGCCGTGCTGGCGTGGTGCGTGCTCAAGCCTGTGACGGGCACGGCTCCGGCCAAACCTGCGCCCGCTCTGCAACCCACCGCTCCTGCAGCCAGCGTGCCCCGGCCCACCCCTGCACCAGCCCCGGCGAAGCCTGCCGCCCCGGCCAGCACCGCTAAAGTCCCGGCCATCAAGCCCGGCTACGTCACCGGACTGGTGCTGGACACACAGGGCCGTCCGCTGGCAGGGGCGCGGGTATTCATCAACGGCACCACCTTCACGCAGGGCCAGAAAACCAGCTTTGAGACCGAGACCAAGGCCGACGGCACCTACAGCCTGCGCGTGCCAGACGGACGCTATCAGGCCAAGGCCTCTTACACGACCACCTTCGAGGGCCAGACCTTCTCGTTTTTCATGGATCCGGCCAGTGGGAACCCCAACACCAATGTGGACTCCAGCGAGGGCGGCAACCTCAATTTCCGCTGGAAGCTGTCGGGCCTACGGGCGGGCAGCGGGGCCGGGGCCAGCAGGGACACGGATTTCTACGGCTCAAGTGTGGATTTCAGTTACTGCGGCCTGCCCGCGAGCGCATACTGCGACTCGAGGTATAGCGCCGTCACGCCCGGAGCCGCTCCGGGTGGCAGCGTCATCACCGTGACCTTTATCCCGCAGGGCAAACTGGTGGACGGCAGCACAGGAAAACCCATCGTGTACACCTTTAAAGCCGCGCCGCTCGCCCCTCCCGGCGGCTATCCCTATTCCGATCCCAACGGGGGTGGCCGCACCACACTGGGTCAGGACTGGCCGTACCACAGTACCAATTTCAATGATCTGCCGCTTGGAAAGTACATCCTGACTGTGACCGCCACCCTGCCCAATGGCAGCAAGAAACCACTCAAACTTGGTCTGACCGACGGCGACGTGGAGCATGACAGCGTGACGGTGCGCTGGGTGCCGTGGGACGATTTCAATCCGGCGAACTATAGCGGCGGCGGCATCAAGCAGATGAAAGTGTACGTGCGGGACTGA
- the fusA gene encoding elongation factor G — protein MPVRIVSLAAHSGAGKTTLCEALLHHSGAISRPGRVEDGTTHSDHTDAEKAHGFSITTGVVRLNHNGTDITVLDTPGYADFVREIRGAIRAADAALMVVSGVSGVEVGTERVWATADRFNMPRLIAINKMDRERANFSAVLADLRSSLPGNVAPLYLPVGEGPEFRDVVNVLTGEVGGGGEVPSDMRSVLREARESLTDAIIESDDALMERYLEGEQIGPDDLHAAFLRAVHAGTLYPVIPVSATTGVGLAQLLDLLVTGLRSARERGPTTGQDGQNREPTPDAPFSARVWRVSIDPFVGKLAYIRVYSGTLRPGDTVVNTSRDGLEVRPAHLYLINGKELTEVPELRAGMIGVLTKLTDLRAGDTLADPAHPIQYDPLWLPDPAHTVALHPATRQDEDKLGAALTRLMEEDPTLHFQRDAQTGEQLLSGMGDMHLTIAAEKLAAQGVNVSTTTPQIPYRETIHAAAQAQGKHKKQSGGHGQYGDCTVRIEPGEGFSFKSAVVGGAIPGKYLPSIEKGIQDAMQKGSLAGYPLQDVHVTVLDGSYHDVDSSDIAFRMAGSLALRNALENARPGLLEPAVLLKVRAPASFTGDLISDLQTRRARVQGMDTGGTVITISAVVPQAELQNYSADLRSLTGDRGAFSIKPHGYQDVPDHLAKKIIEERRAEVAAG, from the coding sequence ATGCCCGTTCGTATTGTGAGTCTCGCCGCGCACAGCGGCGCTGGGAAAACCACGCTCTGCGAAGCCCTGCTGCACCACAGCGGGGCCATTTCACGTCCTGGTCGGGTGGAGGACGGCACCACCCACAGCGATCACACCGACGCCGAGAAGGCGCACGGCTTTTCCATCACCACCGGCGTCGTGCGCCTGAACCACAACGGCACAGACATCACGGTGCTGGACACCCCCGGTTACGCCGATTTTGTGCGCGAGATTCGCGGGGCCATCCGCGCCGCCGACGCCGCCCTGATGGTGGTCAGCGGCGTGAGCGGCGTTGAGGTGGGCACCGAGCGCGTGTGGGCCACCGCCGACCGTTTCAACATGCCGCGTCTGATCGCCATCAACAAGATGGACCGCGAACGGGCCAACTTTTCTGCCGTGCTGGCCGACCTGCGCTCCAGCCTGCCGGGCAACGTCGCGCCGCTGTACTTGCCCGTCGGCGAGGGACCGGAGTTCCGGGATGTGGTGAACGTCCTGACCGGAGAGGTGGGCGGCGGTGGTGAGGTCCCGTCCGACATGCGCTCAGTGCTCAGGGAGGCGCGGGAGAGCCTGACCGACGCCATCATCGAATCCGACGATGCCCTGATGGAACGCTACCTGGAGGGCGAGCAGATCGGTCCGGATGACCTGCACGCTGCCTTCCTGCGGGCCGTGCACGCAGGGACGCTGTACCCGGTGATTCCCGTCAGCGCCACGACGGGCGTGGGACTGGCGCAACTGCTGGATCTGCTGGTCACGGGTCTCCGAAGCGCTCGCGAACGCGGTCCCACCACTGGTCAGGATGGCCAGAACCGCGAGCCGACGCCCGATGCCCCGTTCAGCGCGCGCGTATGGCGGGTGAGCATTGATCCTTTTGTGGGCAAGCTGGCGTACATCCGGGTATACAGCGGCACCCTGCGGCCCGGCGACACGGTGGTGAACACCTCGCGCGACGGCCTGGAGGTCAGGCCCGCCCACCTGTATCTGATCAACGGCAAGGAGTTGACCGAGGTGCCGGAGCTGAGGGCCGGGATGATCGGCGTCCTGACCAAACTGACCGATCTGCGCGCCGGCGACACGCTGGCCGATCCCGCCCATCCCATCCAGTACGACCCCCTGTGGCTGCCCGACCCGGCGCACACGGTGGCCCTGCACCCGGCCACCCGGCAGGACGAGGACAAGCTGGGTGCGGCATTGACCCGCCTGATGGAGGAAGACCCCACGCTGCACTTCCAGCGTGACGCGCAGACCGGCGAGCAACTGCTGAGCGGCATGGGCGACATGCACCTGACCATTGCCGCCGAGAAGCTGGCCGCGCAGGGGGTGAACGTGAGCACCACCACGCCGCAGATTCCGTACCGCGAGACCATTCATGCCGCCGCACAGGCGCAGGGCAAGCACAAGAAACAGAGCGGGGGTCACGGGCAGTACGGCGACTGCACGGTGCGGATCGAACCCGGCGAGGGTTTCAGCTTCAAGAGTGCCGTGGTGGGCGGCGCGATTCCCGGCAAGTACCTGCCCAGTATCGAGAAGGGCATTCAGGACGCCATGCAGAAGGGCAGTCTGGCGGGATACCCCTTGCAGGACGTACACGTGACCGTGCTGGACGGAAGTTATCACGATGTGGACAGCTCAGACATCGCCTTTCGCATGGCGGGCAGCCTAGCCCTCAGGAACGCGCTGGAAAACGCCCGGCCCGGCCTGCTAGAGCCTGCCGTCCTGCTCAAGGTTCGCGCGCCCGCCTCGTTCACGGGTGACCTGATCAGCGATTTGCAAACCCGCCGCGCACGCGTACAGGGCATGGACACGGGTGGCACCGTCATCACCATCAGCGCTGTGGTGCCACAGGCCGAGTTGCAGAACTACAGCGCCGATCTGCGTTCGCTGACCGGAGACCGGGGTGCTTTCAGCATCAAGCCGCACGGCTACCAGGACGTGCCGGATCATCTGGCGAAGAAGATTATCGAGGAGAGAAGGGCGGAAGTGGCGGCTGGGTAA
- the metG gene encoding methionine--tRNA ligase, with protein MTDSSNEFILTTAIDYANGEPHIGHVYEKILGDAIARYQRLAGRDVTFVMGTDEHGEKISKAAAKAGVTPQELVDDLSDRAFRGLWDRLEISYDAFIRTTAQRHKKFVQDVLQRVYDAGDIYFAEYEGLYSVGAERYVTEKELVEGTDGVRRYPGDRDAPELRREANYFFRMEKYQDWLLDTLKANPGLIQPAGYRNEVLEMLSEPIGPLSISRPKSRVPWGIELPWDADHVTYVWFDALLSYLTPFVASGRDAATVSGLAWHVIGKDILKPHAVFWPTMLKAAGLPLYRKLVVHSHILAEDGRKMGKSLGNAIDPQQLVSDFPVDAIRYTLLREASLGADSPYGEGILVSRLNSDLANDLGNLLSRTVSMIHKYRGGVLPAAHEPNEREREIEAAALALPGQILGLVDDLKINMAIEAAMNFVRDLNRYLAESAPWNLAKSEETARRLDTVLYTAAEGLRVASVCLEAVIPSKARELRSQLGLGTQTYALAGAWGLTPAGTRVPGGPILFPKPEVSKPEQEEGREKPDRPQKTVQKEKKVVTQVAQPTAPVASETPAETEALISIEDFARIDLRVAEVIACEAVAKADKLLKLTVRLGEETRTVVSGIRKWYEPEALVGRKVILVANLKPAKLRGIESQGMILAAEDDAGNLDLVGLTLDLPSGTKVR; from the coding sequence ATGACCGACAGCAGCAACGAATTTATCCTCACCACCGCCATCGACTATGCCAACGGCGAGCCGCATATCGGCCACGTCTACGAAAAGATCCTGGGCGACGCCATCGCCCGGTATCAGCGGCTGGCCGGACGAGACGTGACCTTCGTGATGGGCACCGATGAGCACGGCGAAAAGATCAGCAAGGCCGCCGCCAAGGCCGGGGTCACGCCGCAGGAACTGGTGGACGACCTGAGTGACCGCGCCTTCCGGGGACTGTGGGACAGGCTGGAGATCAGCTACGACGCCTTCATCCGCACCACGGCCCAGCGCCACAAGAAGTTCGTGCAGGACGTATTACAGCGCGTGTACGACGCGGGCGACATCTATTTTGCCGAGTACGAGGGCCTGTATTCGGTGGGCGCGGAACGCTACGTGACCGAAAAGGAACTCGTGGAGGGCACGGACGGCGTGCGCCGCTACCCCGGTGACCGCGACGCCCCCGAACTGCGCCGCGAGGCCAACTATTTCTTCAGAATGGAGAAATACCAGGACTGGCTGCTGGACACCCTCAAGGCCAATCCCGGGCTGATTCAGCCTGCCGGATACCGCAACGAGGTGCTGGAAATGCTGTCCGAGCCGATTGGTCCTCTCAGCATCAGCCGCCCGAAAAGCCGCGTGCCATGGGGCATCGAGCTGCCGTGGGACGCCGACCACGTCACGTACGTGTGGTTCGACGCGCTGCTGTCGTACCTGACCCCCTTCGTGGCGAGCGGGCGCGACGCCGCGACGGTCAGCGGGCTGGCCTGGCACGTGATCGGCAAGGACATCCTCAAGCCCCATGCGGTGTTCTGGCCCACCATGCTGAAAGCGGCGGGGCTGCCCCTGTACCGCAAACTGGTGGTGCACAGTCACATCCTGGCTGAGGACGGGCGCAAGATGGGCAAATCGCTGGGCAACGCCATCGACCCGCAACAACTGGTCAGCGACTTCCCGGTGGACGCCATTCGCTACACGCTGCTGCGGGAGGCTTCCCTCGGCGCGGACAGTCCCTACGGTGAGGGCATTCTGGTGTCGCGCCTGAACAGCGATCTGGCCAACGATCTGGGCAACCTGCTGTCCCGCACGGTCAGCATGATCCACAAGTACAGGGGCGGCGTTCTGCCTGCCGCGCACGAGCCGAACGAGCGCGAACGCGAGATCGAGGCGGCGGCCCTCGCCCTGCCCGGACAGATCCTGGGCCTGGTGGATGACCTCAAGATCAACATGGCGATTGAGGCGGCCATGAATTTCGTGCGCGACCTGAACCGCTACCTCGCCGAGAGTGCGCCGTGGAATCTGGCGAAGTCCGAGGAAACGGCCCGCCGCCTGGACACCGTGCTGTATACCGCCGCCGAGGGGCTGCGCGTGGCCTCGGTGTGCCTGGAAGCGGTGATTCCCAGCAAGGCCCGCGAACTGCGCTCTCAGCTGGGGCTGGGCACCCAGACCTACGCCCTGGCCGGGGCCTGGGGCCTGACACCGGCGGGAACCCGCGTGCCGGGCGGGCCGATCCTCTTCCCGAAACCGGAAGTGTCCAAGCCAGAACAGGAAGAGGGCAGGGAAAAGCCGGACAGGCCTCAGAAGACCGTTCAGAAGGAGAAGAAAGTCGTGACCCAGGTTGCCCAGCCCACCGCCCCCGTCGCCAGCGAGACGCCCGCTGAAACCGAGGCCCTGATTTCCATCGAGGACTTCGCGCGCATCGACCTGCGTGTGGCCGAGGTCATCGCCTGCGAGGCGGTGGCGAAGGCTGACAAGTTGCTCAAGCTGACCGTCAGGCTGGGTGAGGAGACGCGCACGGTGGTCAGCGGCATCCGCAAATGGTACGAACCCGAAGCACTGGTGGGGCGCAAGGTGATTCTGGTGGCGAACCTGAAGCCGGCCAAGCTGCGCGGCATCGAGTCTCAGGGCATGATTCTGGCTGCTGAGGACGACGCCGGCAACCTGGATCTGGTGGGCCTCACGCTGGATCTGCCCAGCGGAACGAAGGTGCGCTAG
- the rapZ gene encoding RNase adapter RapZ, translating to MPFIVVSGLSGSGKSTVLRTLEDAGFFTTDNLPPELWGAMHDLATARGLERVAISTDARTRDFLGALESSHERLTRRREDLRVLFLEATADVLLRRYNLTRREHPLGDTLLVDFARERELLAPLRSIADTVIDTTDLSASELSERVLKLYRLERDFHLRLVSFGFKHSPPRDADMVLDVRSLPNPYYDPALRPRTGLEKDVADYVFQNEDAERFYAGLREFIRNAAERAQASGRHGYTVGIGCTGGQHRSVAVTERLAADLKDLNVEVGDHRDMQLEAS from the coding sequence ATGCCGTTTATCGTGGTTTCGGGACTGTCAGGCAGTGGCAAGAGCACGGTGCTCCGCACGCTGGAGGACGCGGGCTTCTTCACCACCGACAACCTGCCGCCGGAACTGTGGGGGGCCATGCACGACCTCGCGACGGCGCGCGGGCTGGAGCGCGTGGCGATCAGCACCGACGCCCGCACACGGGATTTCCTGGGGGCACTGGAATCCAGCCACGAGCGCCTGACCCGCCGCCGCGAGGACCTGCGGGTGCTGTTTCTGGAGGCCACGGCGGACGTGCTGCTCAGGCGCTACAACCTGACCCGGCGCGAACATCCGCTGGGCGACACGCTGCTGGTGGACTTTGCCCGTGAGCGCGAACTGCTGGCCCCGCTGCGCTCGATTGCCGATACGGTGATCGACACCACCGACCTGAGTGCCAGTGAGCTGTCCGAGCGGGTGCTGAAGCTGTACCGCCTGGAACGCGATTTTCACCTGCGGCTGGTGTCGTTCGGCTTCAAGCATTCGCCCCCGCGCGACGCGGACATGGTGCTGGACGTACGTTCGCTTCCCAATCCCTATTACGACCCGGCCCTGCGCCCGCGCACCGGCCTGGAGAAGGATGTGGCAGACTACGTCTTTCAGAACGAGGACGCCGAGAGGTTTTACGCCGGTCTGCGGGAGTTTATCCGCAATGCCGCCGAGCGGGCGCAGGCCAGCGGGCGGCACGGGTATACCGTGGGCATTGGCTGCACGGGCGGACAGCACCGTAGTGTGGCCGTGACTGAGCGACTGGCCGCTGATCTGAAAGACCTGAATGTGGAGGTAGGCGACCACCGCGACATGCAACTGGAGGCGAGCTGA